The proteins below come from a single Acidobacteriota bacterium genomic window:
- a CDS encoding VirB3 family type IV secretion system protein, giving the protein MGRFLASLLRGETPWYGHPALSRPMKILGVERRWFLLSMTLGLGVWNGLNSIITGALIFAVLYVAGFLAWKRDPNMLSILAKAGSSRTRYDAGKPSTWHLHLIE; this is encoded by the coding sequence ATGGGCCGGTTCCTAGCTTCCCTCTTGCGCGGCGAAACACCCTGGTACGGCCACCCGGCGCTCTCACGCCCCATGAAGATTCTGGGCGTGGAACGCCGGTGGTTTCTCCTCTCCATGACGCTCGGTCTGGGCGTCTGGAACGGCCTCAACTCGATCATCACCGGAGCGCTGATCTTCGCGGTCCTCTACGTGGCCGGCTTTCTCGCCTGGAAGCGCGATCCCAACATGCTCTCGATCCTTGCGAAGGCCGGCTCCAGCCGCACCCGCTACGACGCCGGCAAACCGTCCACCTGGCACCTCCATCTCATCGAATGA